CTCGAAACCTTATGTCAAGCGAGTCATCGGCCTGCCCGGGGAATCGGTCCAGATCCGCGATGGGGATATTTTCATCAACGGCGAACTCTGTCGCAAATCTCAGGAAGAAGCTCTGGCGTGTTCGATTCCCGTCTGGGATTACCGCTTCGCTCCTTCGCTGATTGGCTGGTCCGAAAACTTTAAGATTGGACCGGAAAAAGCCTTTGTTCTGGAACCGACTCAGATTCGAATTGAAGCGGCCCAACTCTCTCAACCGAGTTGGATCGCTTATCAGAACTGGTCTTCCGAAAATCGTCGGCAGGAACCGATTCTAGACCTCTTGCCGTACAACAACTCCAGCCGGGCCATCAGCGGTCAGACCGTGAGTGATTTCCTGCTGAAGGGGAAGCTGATGACCGAACAGGATACAGGTCGATTTGCTATCGAGTTGACCGATGGCGAGGCTCGCCTGCAAATCGACATCGAGTTCCATCCCGAGGGAAGCTTTATCCGCCTCTGGAATGGCAAAAAGTTAATTCGCGAAGCCCGGTGCAACGCATTTCGGCCGAACAAGCCCCGATCCTGGGTCTTTTCCTTAGTCGATCGGCGAGCCTCTTTTTCATTGGATGGCTCGGAATGGTTCCCGCACTACGACCTCCCGGCGGCCTCGCAGCGAAAAGGCGTCGCCGAACCTTTCCGCTTCATGGCCCAGGGATTTAACGGTGCGGTTTCCGACCTCCAGTTGTTCCGGGACATTTTCTACCGAGACAGCGGAATCCATGGCGTCGATAAACCCTTTCGGTTGAAGGATCGGGAATATTTCATGCTGGGGGACAATAGCCAGAATTCCGACGATAGCCGTACCTGGCCGATTGCGGGCGTCCCGGAACGTAACTTTCTCGGTAAGCCTTTTCTATTGCATCAACCTTCCCGTATGACGCACCTTTCGGTAGGGAGCTCTAACTACCAGTTCCCGTCCGTGGATTGGAACCGCATCCACTGGATTCATTAGTGCGAACAGTTGTCCGCGATCCCGACAGTCTGGCTCGTTTGCTTATAATGGAAAACATGTCTGTCGAAGTTTCCGCTAATCTCGAACCTTGGGAATTGGCTTCCGAGGCCATAGCCGTCAAGATCCGCTGGTTCGGCTTGATACTCGGCTACCTCTATATTAATTTCGGATCTCCCAGCTCCTCGCCGCTGTTGCTCAATGCAATTATGACCTTCGGCCTGGGATTCACGCTCTTCGATACCTGGTACAGCTGGCGCGGCCAGGTATTCTTAGGCTATTATCCGCTGGCCATTTCCTGCATGGAAGCGATCTTCATCGGTCTGCTTTGCTACTTCGACACCCATTTGAACAGCCCATTCCGGTTCTATTATCTCCTGTCTTTAATCTGCTGTGCCATCCGTTCCAGTTCGAGTATCACCTACATCACTTGTGCACTGGACTGCTTGAGTTACTCCTCCCTGTTTCTCTTCGTATCGGACGCCGATCGAAACCCTTTTACACTGATACTGATGCTGACCGTGCTGGTGTGGGTCTCCTGGGCAGCGAATGCCCTCTCAAAAATTACCCGCCAACTGGTGAGACAACTCCGGGAGCTGAATTCCGCGCTTCAGGAAAACCAGAGCCTGCTGGAAACCCGCATCATCGAAAGAACGCGGGAACTCAACGAATCTCAGGCGCAGGTGATGCACCAGGACAAGATGGCCGGATTCGGGTTGCTAGCGGCCGGGATCGCCCACGAAGTGGGAAATCCTCTGACTTCGATCAGTTCGCTGTTACAAATTCTGGAAAAACGCAATCTGGACGAGTACACGCGTTCTAAGCTCGGGCTGATTGCCGGGCAGTTAAATCGGATTCAGGGGACGCTTCGCGAGTTGATGAATTTCAGCCGGCCCGTCAACCCGGACCGCACCCGCTTCGAGCCAAAAGAGATCGTCGAGGAAGCTCTGCACATCGCCAAGTATTACAAAGGCATCAAGAGCCGTACCATCGAAAGCGATATTGCCGAAGGGCTTCCGCAACTCACCGGAATCCGCGATCAGCTGGTGCAAATTATCTTCAACCTCGTTCTGAACGCGATTGATGCCACCAGCAAAGGCGGCCTGATCCGTCTCGAAGCCCGGAGGATCGAAAATGTCGTGGAAATTTCCATTCGCGACAATGGCGTGGGAATGTCCGCCGAACAGCAATCCCGACTCTTTCAGCCCTATTTCACGACCAAAAAGCAAGGCACCGGCTTAGGATTATTCATTAGCGCCAAAATGATTCGCGCTCACGGTGGAGATCTGTCTTTTGAAAGCACGCTGAATCAGGGGACGATTTTCCGGATCACCATCCCGACCAGAGAATGGGAACCGCAAAGCGTTCCTCCGCAAGTTCTCTCCTCTTCCCGTTCCTGATAGCACAGGAGATTGCCATGTCCTCCAAACTCAACGACGCTTCGATTTTAATCGTCGACGACGAAAAGATTATCCGGGAGACTCTCAGCGAATATCTCGAGGAAGAAGGCTTCACGGTCAAAGCGGTCGGGAGTGGTGAAGAAGCTCTCGCTCTTCTGGCCAAAGAATTTCATGAGATTCTGATATGCGACATTAACCTGCCGGGCATGGATGGCATCGAAGTCCTGCAGCGAGTCCAGCGGGTCAGCCCGGAAACATTTGTGATCTTAATCACCGCTTATGCCACGGTGGAAACGGCCATTGAAGCTTTCCAGCGGGGCGCTCAGGATTATCTGATCAAACCGATCGTCTTCGACGAAGTGACCGAAAAACTGCGACGGCTGATGCGGGTGCGCAACTTGAGACTGGAAAACCAGTTCCTCCGCCGCGAACTGAATCGCGAAGCGAGTAACGAATTCGTCATCGGAGCCAATCCCAAATCGCAGGCCGTGTTTCAGATGGCTTTAAAAGCGGCCCCGACCGGCACGACCATTCTGATCCAGGGGGAAAGTGGCACCGGCAAGGAAATTCTCGCTCGCTACATCCACAAGCACGCCTACAGCAATCCGGAAGAAGTTCGCTTTCTGCCAGTGAACTGCGCCGCTATTCCCAATGAGCAATTAGAAAGCCTACTCTTCGGTTACCGACGGGAAGCGACTGATAAGGATCAGCGCGGCGTGTTTGTTCATGCCGGCAAAGGAACGGTATTTCTGGACGAGATTGGCGAATTACCGGCCAGCGTTCAGGCCAAACTGCTTCGCGTTATCGAACAGAAGGAAGTTTTGCCCCTCGGGGCAAACGAACCGGTGCAGGTTCACGCCCGAATTATCGCGGCCACCAATAAAGATCTGAACAAAGAGGTGGAAAATGGGACTTTCCGCAACGATTTGTACTATCGGCTCAATGTCGTGTCGCTGAAATTGCCACCCCTTCGGGAACGCAAAGAGGATATTCCCGAACTGGTCGATCACTTTGTGAAGAAGCACGCCGCCCGGCTGCACCATCGCGTGCAAGGCCTGACGCACGAGGCGATGAACCTTCTCATGCACCATCCCTGGAAAGGGAATTTGCGCGAACTGGAAAATTCCATCGAACGTTCGCTCATCCTCAGCGATCAGGTTTTGATATCTCCGGCGGAATTGCCGCCCGATTTGGACCAACGGGCGGTCGATCCCAACATTCTCGACGATCTCAGTCTGGCCATGGGAGAATACGAAAAGCTGCACATCGAGCGCATTCTCCGCCAGACTTCCGATAAGCGGGAAGCCGCCAAGCGTTTAAATATCGGTTTGAGTTCGCTCTATCGAAAAATTGAATTACTGAAAATCGAAATCTAGTCGGTCAATCCCCACGCTTTTTGGACATCCAGTAGAGCAGCGTTTTGATTTCAAAGGGTTTCATATTCGGATGAATCGAAAGCAGCTTGGCGGCGATGGCCGCTAAGTGCGGGGTCGCCCAACTGGTTGCCGGCTCCCGGGAAAAAGGCCCCAGGTAGCCACGAGCATAAGCGGCGAACTCCACGCTTTCGTGTAACTGGTACATGAATTCCAGCGGATTGGAAGAATCGCTCTTATTGACGGAGATCAGTGGTGGGGCAAACAGCGAAGGATAGCTCCGCGTAATCGGATGATCGTTATGAGCGGCGGCGAAAATGAGGACATCGTGGAAGTACGCCTGCTCCACGGCTCGCAGTAACTGGTACCGTTTGCTGATCTGCTGCAACTGACTTTCCACGATTCCCAGCGATAGATTAATGATCTTCACTTTCCAGACATGGATGGCATGTTCGATGGCCCGAATGATGGTTTCAACCGTACAGTTACCCGTGGAGCCGAATACATTGGCCGAGAAAAGTTTGACCTTCGGGGCCAGACTCAAAATGATATCGGCCACCACGCTACCGTGCGGGCTCGATTGCGAACCATCATCGGCAACGACTTCAGGGGAATCGGTTTTGAAAAGTACCCCTTCAATCGGCTCGATCGTGAGATTTTTTTTGTCGAAGCGTTCGCGCAGAAGATTGCTGTCGATCCCACTGTCAATGACGGCCAGACGCACCCCTTGACCGTTGGCACGGCTGTCATTCAGCAGTTTCTCCGGAGTCAGCAACTCCCGAATCGAACTAAAAAAATCGGCCGAATCCCCCATCCCATCTCCTGGAATCACATCCCTGATTTACCGCATCAATCCCTTAAGGGAGGGTTGAGTTCCGCCAGCATCTTTTCCGTCAGTTCGAGCAACTGATCCGCATACTTCAGCGCTGGGGCCCCAAAGCGATCGCTGAGATCGCGAATCCGTTGCGCCAGCCGAAGTGTATCCCGCGAGGAGAGCCCGGAAGAACTGGTACTCGCAAGAGTTTCCTGCATGCGAGCGACCACTTGAACATGCGGCGAAACGGCCGGCGTTTCGGAAACGGTTTCCCCGCGGGCGATCTGATCGCTCACCTGCCGGGCCGTCTGTAAAGCCGCCAATAGCAATTGATTCTGCCGCTGATCGGCCACCGTCCGCCGTACCAGTTCTCCACCGAGAGTTTGCAAGAGATTCAGAATCGGTTTTGCGGCCGCGGTAAACTGCTCGACTTTTGACGGCTTGGCCAATTCCAGCACCGCCTGGGTTCGCGAGTCGTTGGAAAGCGGTATGGCCATCAACTCGAGATATTCTTTTTCGAACGGCTGCAGCTGGATCATGTCCAGAACGTCGTTCGAGTTGAGCTGCAGATGGAGAGTCCGCTGGTTCATCAGAGCCGACGCCGCTATCGTTTTCGCAAAGGGACCTGCCTGCCAGGGAATTGCTTTCCCTTCCTGATCAGTCACGCTCAATTCTTCGCGATTATTTTCCAGGAGATGCCGAAGGACCAGATAGCCAACTTGTGCCGATGTGACGTAGCAGGCAATTTGAATCAGTGGTTTGAACGCTTCGACGGGCGAACCGGGGCTCTGAAGCGTGGCGGAGGACTGCACCAAAGGGAGAGCTTTTTCAATCGCTTCCCGAAACGTCAACAGGCTTTTCTGAAACTGCCGCTGCTGTTTGGCGGGTCGGATCAGATCGAGTTGCTTCCGCACCGATTTCAGAAAACTATCCCGAGTCAGATCCTGATTTTTATCGAGATAATCGCGAACACCCATGCGCAACGCCTGCAGGGGAGTTGCCTGGTGGGCGAAGCCAGTCACCAGTATAGCGATCACATTCGGCTGAAAAACCACGAGATCCTCGAGCAGTTGCAAGCCATCGCTGCCCGAACCCAGATTCCAGTCGAGAATAGCCAGATCGATGGTATTTTCGTTGGCGAATTGCAGCGCGGCCTCGGCATCACTCACGGCCTTGATGTGGATCGGAAGGCTGGATTCTTTCAGCCATTCCCCAAAAGTTTTGCGAACCGAATCTTCATCGTCGACTATTAAAATTGTTTCCGCCATGCCCTAGCCTTGTGGATTTACGTCGCCTGTCCCTACGAACCATATCAATATATTCAGAGCTTGTAATTCCTGCGATGAAGATATCCTCCGCCATGAATGTACGAAGATTGTTCCTGTTGTCCCCTTATCGCATGCCGACCAATCACCAGGTCTACCTGAGTGAGGACGAGGTCGCCTGCTGGCTAAATGGTTTTCTGGTATTGTGGCATCCGGCGATGCTCCACGGGTCTGCAGCCGTACCGATCATCGCCTCTGCTTACGACCACGAAAGCCCCGCCGCCGGCGAGTGTTTTGCGGTTCCCGAAAGTCCTCCACTTTATCAGCCCGAGAATTGGGCCGAGCGGGTCATCGATGCGGGAGCACTGGCTTTCAAGCCCTGTTCGACATTACAGGAGACGCTTGAGTCCGCCCAACATGCGCTTAATTCCGTGGAATCCCGGGAAATTGACAACGAGGCTCGGTCGATTTTTCAGAACGAACACTCCGCTAAATTGTGGAATTTACCAGAAGAGCACTATCTGCCCTTCCTCGGCCTCGGATTTGGCTATCTGGTGATTGAATCGCTTTATGAGGCCATGCAGCACGATCACCTCCTGGATAAGGAGCGATTCTGGCAGCACCTGCAAGAGGCACTCACGGCCTTGGTGCAGCCCGAATTGAACGCCGAAAGCTTCTTCAACGCTCTCCGCTCGGCCGCCCAGCTCCTGCAAAGTGCGCGGGAGACCCTGAATCCTTCGACGATATCCCTTCTCGATTTCTGGGAACTGAACGCACAGACGGTGGCACCGATTTGCAAAGCGCTGCGCAATCAAAAGAAGTTGACGGTGTTGTGCACCGGGGCCGAACTGAAATTGCACACTTCGGAAATCCTCCACGCTCTACCGCCGGAGCAAAAAGGGAATCTCTCGCTGCTGACTGCCGGCGAGAAGGACGCCGAGACGGGGTTACTTCCGCTGGAAATGCAACTCTGGAATCTGCGCCAGGGAATTCAAACCTGCCAAAAGTCGCTCGGGATCAAACCGATCGGTTATGCGTCGAAGGTAACTCACTTCACGCCGCTGACTCCCTCGATCCTGAAAGATCATGGTCTGCAATCGGTCTGGCTGAAAGCTCGGGATGCGGCCATCTTACCTTCGCACTATGCGGCCGTAGTCAATTGGCCGGGCCCGGATGGGAAATCAATTGATGCGCTGACCAAAGCCCCGATACCCTGCCACGATGTTTCCACCTATTTCAACTTGGCCTACACGCTCCATCAGGCGATTGGAGCCGAATCCCAGCCGACGTTGATATTCCTCCATACCGATGCCACACATCCCGCCTACGATGTGTGGCAGGCCCTTCAAGGTCTCGCTCCGGTGCTCGGAGAATTCATCACTCTGGACGATTACTTCAAACAGGCTATGGCCGGGGAGTACGCCGGGAGTACGAACGCCGATGATATCTTCCTGGATTATCTGGAGCAGCGCACGGCACAGAATCGGCAAGATGTCGTCAGCGGCCTCGCCCGGCAAGCGGCTTTGTGCCGAAAAGTCGAAGCGGCCCAGACCTTCGATGCCATTCTGAATGTGTTGAATCGTACTTCGAAGTCACCGACTTCGAATGCGGAAGATCTGACTCCTTTTTCGGATCGTGAGACTATTTTGAAGTCGCTTGAGGCTAATGGTCGGCAGTTGGCCGCGCGTCTGCAAGCGAGAACCGCCGGTCCTGTGCCAGGCTGGATCGTTTTGAATTACTCAAGCGCTACCCGCCGGGAAGCACTAAGACTCGAAAAATCGCACGGCCCTATTCCAGTGGAAGGTCCGGTCAAGGCATCTGACTCCAAGGACGGCGTCAGTCAAGTCGTGGTGGAAATTCCGCCCGTGGGATATGCCTGGATCCCCAATACGGGAAAAGGACAGACCAAAGCTCCCCCCTTCAAAATGATTGAGGATCGAATTATTCGCAATGAATTTCTGGAAGCGGAATTCGATCCAACCACGGGCGGCCTGCGGGGAATTCGAGACACTAGAACCCGAGTTAATCGCTTAGGACAGCAACTCGTTTTCAATCCGGGTTCTAAGATGGTAGCCGATGCCATTGAAACGGTAGAACTCGGATCGGTAGTTTCCCGTCTGCGCAGTCGCGGCACCTTGCAAAACGAGCAAAACGAGAAACTCGCCGATTTCGAACAAGAGCTGGAGATCTGGTCGCAGCGACCGGTACTCAAGCTGAGCATCACTTTAAAACCAGTCAAACTTCCCAACGGGGCGCCCTGGCACGCCTACTATGCCAGCCGGTTTGCCTGGCGCGATGAACATGCCGCGCTCTTCCGCGGCGTGGGTGGCCAATCGTGCCTCACGACCCACAATCGACCTCAATCCGCCGACTATCTGGAAATTCGCAGCGGCCGAAACAACACTTGCCTATTTCCGGGTGGCCTGCCGTTCCATAACAGGCCGAATCATCGAATGCTGGATACACTGCTGATCGCACCGGGGGAACAGGATACGAAATTCACCCTCCATATTTCTCTCGATCGGGATTTGCCACAGTTCACCGCCTACAGTCTGCAAAGCCCAGCGTACTGTCAGCTCACTTCGGAGGGGCAGCCGCAATCCGGGGCGAGTAGTTGGCTTTTTCAGATCGATGCGCCGAATCTGATCCTGACGAGCATGCGGACCCTGCCTCCTCGGGAAGATAGTACGACTGCGATTATCCTGCAGCTTCAGGAGATCGGAGGCAATGGGGGAATCGCCGAATTGCGCTGTGTACGCAACCCGAAGAGGGCCGTGCGACTCGATGGATTGAACGAGGAAATGCATGAATTGGGTTGTAACGGCGATGCCATCTCCGTGGAGTATTCCGCTCACGAAATCGTGCGAATCTGTATCTGCTTCGACTAATGTACCCTCTTTAATTTCTTGAATGATTAAAGCTCTCTTGAAGTGCGAACAATTACTTCGGATTGGTTGACACACCAGTGAATCGGCGGGAATGATTACGTGCCGGGCAAGGAGTGGGCGAAGGACGCCACGACCGGCAAGGACCCCAAAAGGATTCACGTCATGAAGAGATATTTTCTGGCGGGTATATTCGCCCTCGCAACACTATTAATGACCGCCGGAAATTCTCAGGCCGGTGGCTGGGTTGCTGGCAGACCGACCGGTTATGGCTGGCTCGGACAGAAAGTCTACAGCTGTGCCCCGGGCATTCATCAGCACGGCCCGCTCTACAACTACACCCCGCTGCAAGGCGATTACACCTGGATGCAGTTCCATTGGTGGCAGCTGTACAACTATCATCCCGCTTACGGCATGTATCCGCCTTCGATCGGTTGCGGCAATGGCTGCGGTGGTGGTGGCTGCGGTGCAGGCGGTTGCAGCGGCGGAGCGTTCTCCCATCTGTTTGGTTGCGGTTTGCAAAGCGGCGGCTGCAACAGTTCTTCCTGCGGCGGTTCCTCCTGGTCCAGTTTGTTCCACGGAGCCAGCTTCGGCGGCATCTTCCATAAAACGAGCCCCTGCTCGACCGGATCCTGCGGAAGCACTACACCCGCTACACCCTGCACTTCGTGTGTCAAACAAACTAGCTATAGCGCAATCTACCCCGAATATCTCTCGCCAAGCTGGCGATAATAACTGTACACGGATGCGATCGAATATAGGAAATTTCACTTAGGAAGAGAAAGGCGAATTGTTATGAAGAAATGGATTTTGACCCTGGCTGCAGCCCTGCTGGTTGTGGGTGCTTCGGAAGCCGGTGGTCCTTTCAGTGCGTTCAAACCCCAGCACAAGTCCTATGGCGATCGGCCCGTGTTGCCGGTTTTCCAGGCCGCTCCCTGGTATCTCTACTGGCCATACGATGCCCACTTCCAGACTCCTGCTCCCATCTACGGAGCTTTCTATGCTCCCCCGCAGATGGGCGGCTTCAACGCACAGCCTTATTTCCCGGGTTCCCCGACGAATCAATATCCTGGCACTCCGATGCCCTATGGTCCTCGTTAATCCCAGGTTGAACGAAATTCCCCAAGCCCTCGCGAGAATTTTTGCGAGGGCTTATTTCTTTCCTGAGAATCCCTACCGCTTTCCACTTCTTTGTCGGATTGAAGAAATTTTGCTCAATTAGACATTTTGCCGGCCTCCCTTCTCTGCTATGATAAAGATGGATTTATCCAAATATTGATATGTTTTGTGAGGCTAATCATGTCCTTCGCCACAGCAACTTTAGTTCCCGAAGGTGGGGGCGACCCCATACCTCTGGCTCGTCAGATTCTGACGGTAGGTCGTCGCGAATCCTGCGACATCTGCCTGAAGTTTCCGAACATTTCCAGTCTGCATTGCGAGTTCTTTTACAAAAACGGTTATTGGTCGGTCAAAGACATCGGCTCGACCAACGGCATCAAAATCAACGGTCAGCGAACCACTCAAACGGCCCTGCGACCTGGGGATGAGATAGCCATCGCCAATCGAAAGTATAAGATCCACTATACGCTGGCGGATGGAGCGGAATCGGCGCTCGAGCAGACTCTCGAAAAGAACGATGATTTCATGTCGATTCCCCTGATGGAACGGGCTGGCTTAACCAAGGCCCGGCAGTCCAACCGCGATAGCGATTAATCTTCGGGGAAAAATGTCACAACCGTCTTTAAAACATGCCGGAAAGATTGCGTTCATCACAGGAGCATCTTCCGGCATCGGACGAGCGGCTGCCTTGGCGCTCGCCCGGGAAGGTGCCGATGTGGCACTGAATTACTGGACGATGGCCAAGGAAGCGGAAGATACCGCCGCCGAAATCTGGAGCTTGGGTCGCAAGGCCCTGCTTTTTCAAGTCGATATCTCCCACCAGCAGAATGTCGAAAAAATGACAGCGGATATCGTCTCCCAATTGGGCGGAATCGATATCTTCATCTCTTCCGCCGTGTATAGCGACCGCGAGCCGTTCACCACCGCTAACATGGAAGGCTTTCGTAAAACCATTGATATCTCCATGTGGGGTTCGTTTTATGCCCTCCGGGCCGTCAGTAATGTGATGCTGAAGCAAGGCCGCGGTGGAAGTATGGTGATCGTCTCCAGCCCCCATTCCCACATCCCGTTCCCGAACTGCATGGCCTACAACATGGCCAAGTCGGCTCAGGATGCCATGGCCAGATCGGCGGCCATTGAATTACTCCCGCACAAAATCCGGGTGAATATTCTGCATCCGGGCTGGACGGATACACCGGGCGAACGAAAATTCTTCAGCGATGAGGCTATCAAAAAAGCGGGCAGTCAAACACCCATGGGCCGCCTGGCGACGCCCGAAGAAATGGCACATGGTATTATGTTCCTCGTCGATCCGTACTCGGGCTACATGACCGGCTCGACACTGACCATGGACGGCGGCCTCGCCCTCCCCTGGTGGTCTAAACGAGGTAAGGACGGCGAATTCTAATCTCAGTTGCTACAGGGATCTTTTGTCGAGCCAGGCGATCATATCTTTCACATAAGGATGATCGGCAGGCTCGAATTCCAAAGTGTGACTGGCCCCCGGATACTCAAGGATTGTCTTATCCGGCGTCGGCGCTTTTCGTTCGATCCACTTTCTGGTCTTCTCGTTGAAAATCACCCGCTCTTTTTCAGCTAGTAGCAAGACTATCGGCATCGTGACCCGCTTCACCGCCCGTTTGACGTAAAAATCGAGATTGAAACTCTCCACTAAAAACCGGGCGGTGGCCAACCGAGTCGCTAGCGGATCCTCCGCGATGAATTTCTGCCAATCTTTATTCTCGGTGAACAGTTCAGCGTCACTCAGAGGAACGGGAAATAACCGGGTGGGACATCGTAAGCGGCAGCGACCAATCCAGAGCCGTTGAAAGAAGGGCGGCCGGACTTGCGGAAAAAACCCCGGGCACAACAGCAGCATTCCATCGATTTTATTGGGATATCGGTAGGGAAAGCCGAGAGCG
The genomic region above belongs to Telmatocola sphagniphila and contains:
- a CDS encoding FHA domain-containing protein — protein: MSFATATLVPEGGGDPIPLARQILTVGRRESCDICLKFPNISSLHCEFFYKNGYWSVKDIGSTNGIKINGQRTTQTALRPGDEIAIANRKYKIHYTLADGAESALEQTLEKNDDFMSIPLMERAGLTKARQSNRDSD
- a CDS encoding alpha/beta fold hydrolase; the protein is MSAEEIDTFTSTDGYEHKYRRFRAHSPRATIVFVHGIQSHGGWYKRSCRQLAEAGYEVYFLDRRGAGLNTAARGDTRSFRRLLDDIHEFVAHIPKSGSKLFLAGISWGGKLALGFPYRYPNKIDGMLLLCPGFFPQVRPPFFQRLWIGRCRLRCPTRLFPVPLSDAELFTENKDWQKFIAEDPLATRLATARFLVESFNLDFYVKRAVKRVTMPIVLLLAEKERVIFNEKTRKWIERKAPTPDKTILEYPGASHTLEFEPADHPYVKDMIAWLDKRSL
- a CDS encoding sensor histidine kinase, giving the protein MRTVVRDPDSLARLLIMENMSVEVSANLEPWELASEAIAVKIRWFGLILGYLYINFGSPSSSPLLLNAIMTFGLGFTLFDTWYSWRGQVFLGYYPLAISCMEAIFIGLLCYFDTHLNSPFRFYYLLSLICCAIRSSSSITYITCALDCLSYSSLFLFVSDADRNPFTLILMLTVLVWVSWAANALSKITRQLVRQLRELNSALQENQSLLETRIIERTRELNESQAQVMHQDKMAGFGLLAAGIAHEVGNPLTSISSLLQILEKRNLDEYTRSKLGLIAGQLNRIQGTLRELMNFSRPVNPDRTRFEPKEIVEEALHIAKYYKGIKSRTIESDIAEGLPQLTGIRDQLVQIIFNLVLNAIDATSKGGLIRLEARRIENVVEISIRDNGVGMSAEQQSRLFQPYFTTKKQGTGLGLFISAKMIRAHGGDLSFESTLNQGTIFRITIPTREWEPQSVPPQVLSSSRS
- the lepB gene encoding signal peptidase I, which translates into the protein MSSPTSAPDIDSSPPNHSRRLAELFVLFIITIIFLRIIVIEPYGIPTGSMAPTLLGNHKQMFCPRCGHRIEIGDSAADLHSFCVNCGITALDYDSAKPILGDRVMVNKTLYFFRNPHRWEVAVFQCPSDYSKPYVKRVIGLPGESVQIRDGDIFINGELCRKSQEEALACSIPVWDYRFAPSLIGWSENFKIGPEKAFVLEPTQIRIEAAQLSQPSWIAYQNWSSENRRQEPILDLLPYNNSSRAISGQTVSDFLLKGKLMTEQDTGRFAIELTDGEARLQIDIEFHPEGSFIRLWNGKKLIREARCNAFRPNKPRSWVFSLVDRRASFSLDGSEWFPHYDLPAASQRKGVAEPFRFMAQGFNGAVSDLQLFRDIFYRDSGIHGVDKPFRLKDREYFMLGDNSQNSDDSRTWPIAGVPERNFLGKPFLLHQPSRMTHLSVGSSNYQFPSVDWNRIHWIH
- a CDS encoding S8 family peptidase, with protein sequence MGDSADFFSSIRELLTPEKLLNDSRANGQGVRLAVIDSGIDSNLLRERFDKKNLTIEPIEGVLFKTDSPEVVADDGSQSSPHGSVVADIILSLAPKVKLFSANVFGSTGNCTVETIIRAIEHAIHVWKVKIINLSLGIVESQLQQISKRYQLLRAVEQAYFHDVLIFAAAHNDHPITRSYPSLFAPPLISVNKSDSSNPLEFMYQLHESVEFAAYARGYLGPFSREPATSWATPHLAAIAAKLLSIHPNMKPFEIKTLLYWMSKKRGD
- a CDS encoding alpha-mannosidase, coding for MNVRRLFLLSPYRMPTNHQVYLSEDEVACWLNGFLVLWHPAMLHGSAAVPIIASAYDHESPAAGECFAVPESPPLYQPENWAERVIDAGALAFKPCSTLQETLESAQHALNSVESREIDNEARSIFQNEHSAKLWNLPEEHYLPFLGLGFGYLVIESLYEAMQHDHLLDKERFWQHLQEALTALVQPELNAESFFNALRSAAQLLQSARETLNPSTISLLDFWELNAQTVAPICKALRNQKKLTVLCTGAELKLHTSEILHALPPEQKGNLSLLTAGEKDAETGLLPLEMQLWNLRQGIQTCQKSLGIKPIGYASKVTHFTPLTPSILKDHGLQSVWLKARDAAILPSHYAAVVNWPGPDGKSIDALTKAPIPCHDVSTYFNLAYTLHQAIGAESQPTLIFLHTDATHPAYDVWQALQGLAPVLGEFITLDDYFKQAMAGEYAGSTNADDIFLDYLEQRTAQNRQDVVSGLARQAALCRKVEAAQTFDAILNVLNRTSKSPTSNAEDLTPFSDRETILKSLEANGRQLAARLQARTAGPVPGWIVLNYSSATRREALRLEKSHGPIPVEGPVKASDSKDGVSQVVVEIPPVGYAWIPNTGKGQTKAPPFKMIEDRIIRNEFLEAEFDPTTGGLRGIRDTRTRVNRLGQQLVFNPGSKMVADAIETVELGSVVSRLRSRGTLQNEQNEKLADFEQELEIWSQRPVLKLSITLKPVKLPNGAPWHAYYASRFAWRDEHAALFRGVGGQSCLTTHNRPQSADYLEIRSGRNNTCLFPGGLPFHNRPNHRMLDTLLIAPGEQDTKFTLHISLDRDLPQFTAYSLQSPAYCQLTSEGQPQSGASSWLFQIDAPNLILTSMRTLPPREDSTTAIILQLQEIGGNGGIAELRCVRNPKRAVRLDGLNEEMHELGCNGDAISVEYSAHEIVRICICFD
- a CDS encoding sigma-54-dependent transcriptional regulator, whose translation is MSSKLNDASILIVDDEKIIRETLSEYLEEEGFTVKAVGSGEEALALLAKEFHEILICDINLPGMDGIEVLQRVQRVSPETFVILITAYATVETAIEAFQRGAQDYLIKPIVFDEVTEKLRRLMRVRNLRLENQFLRRELNREASNEFVIGANPKSQAVFQMALKAAPTGTTILIQGESGTGKEILARYIHKHAYSNPEEVRFLPVNCAAIPNEQLESLLFGYRREATDKDQRGVFVHAGKGTVFLDEIGELPASVQAKLLRVIEQKEVLPLGANEPVQVHARIIAATNKDLNKEVENGTFRNDLYYRLNVVSLKLPPLRERKEDIPELVDHFVKKHAARLHHRVQGLTHEAMNLLMHHPWKGNLRELENSIERSLILSDQVLISPAELPPDLDQRAVDPNILDDLSLAMGEYEKLHIERILRQTSDKREAAKRLNIGLSSLYRKIELLKIEI
- a CDS encoding SDR family NAD(P)-dependent oxidoreductase, whose protein sequence is MSQPSLKHAGKIAFITGASSGIGRAAALALAREGADVALNYWTMAKEAEDTAAEIWSLGRKALLFQVDISHQQNVEKMTADIVSQLGGIDIFISSAVYSDREPFTTANMEGFRKTIDISMWGSFYALRAVSNVMLKQGRGGSMVIVSSPHSHIPFPNCMAYNMAKSAQDAMARSAAIELLPHKIRVNILHPGWTDTPGERKFFSDEAIKKAGSQTPMGRLATPEEMAHGIMFLVDPYSGYMTGSTLTMDGGLALPWWSKRGKDGEF
- a CDS encoding response regulator gives rise to the protein MAETILIVDDEDSVRKTFGEWLKESSLPIHIKAVSDAEAALQFANENTIDLAILDWNLGSGSDGLQLLEDLVVFQPNVIAILVTGFAHQATPLQALRMGVRDYLDKNQDLTRDSFLKSVRKQLDLIRPAKQQRQFQKSLLTFREAIEKALPLVQSSATLQSPGSPVEAFKPLIQIACYVTSAQVGYLVLRHLLENNREELSVTDQEGKAIPWQAGPFAKTIAASALMNQRTLHLQLNSNDVLDMIQLQPFEKEYLELMAIPLSNDSRTQAVLELAKPSKVEQFTAAAKPILNLLQTLGGELVRRTVADQRQNQLLLAALQTARQVSDQIARGETVSETPAVSPHVQVVARMQETLASTSSSGLSSRDTLRLAQRIRDLSDRFGAPALKYADQLLELTEKMLAELNPPLRD